One window of the Thamnophis elegans isolate rThaEle1 chromosome 6, rThaEle1.pri, whole genome shotgun sequence genome contains the following:
- the TMPRSS2 gene encoding LOW QUALITY PROTEIN: transmembrane protease serine 2 (The sequence of the model RefSeq protein was modified relative to this genomic sequence to represent the inferred CDS: inserted 2 bases in 1 codon): MASNLRPAPYYENYAYQTENVPPRFTRDYNMYPHYTPTYYPSSVPHYVPRVSTQQSIPVPVLQTKSAKCTPRTKRALYFLSISVLIIGAGVSAFLIWYFVTDSCFGSKIQCGSLRVCVLPSQWCNGIKDCPNGEDETRCVRLYGPEFLLEVYSSENKDWYSICYDDWNNKHGKTACEDLGYDSKPYFSSTAIPAITGLQTXLRVNTSAGRHRLYKKLYSSKLCPSKQVVSLRCIECGLSYKRTSPRNRIVGGNAALSGEWPWQVSLHIQKTHLCGGSIITPEWIVTAAHCVEGKHSDPSYWKVYAGILKQLEMIPSRGFRVARIISHPNYDSTSKNNDVALMKLQSPLSFNDFIRPVCLPNAGMMFETNQQCWISGWGAKYQGGNTSMDLNAATVPLIDSSICNGRYIYNGIVLPTMICAGYLQGMVDSCQGDSGGPLVTMKNMLWWLVGDTSWGTGCATQYRPGVYGNITMFTEWIYRNMQANR; this comes from the exons atggcatctAACTTG AGGCCAGCTCCATATTATGAAAACTATGCATACCAAACAGAAAATGTTCCTCCAAGATTTACCAGAGATTATAATATGTATCCTCATTACACGCCTACATATTATCCTTCATCAGTGCCTCATTATGTTCCAAGAGTTTCTACTCAACAGTCAATCCCAGTACCAGTTTTACAGACAAAATCTGCAAAATGTACACCAA GAACCAAAAGGGCACTGTATTTCCTATCAATTAGTGTACTAATAATAGGAGCTGGAGTTTCTGCTTTTCTCATCTGGTATTTTG TGACAGATAGTTGTTTTGGCTCCAAGATACAATGTGGTTCACTCAGAGTGTGTGTATTGCCATCTCAATGGTGTAATGGAATAAAAGATTGCCCTAATGGTGAAGATGAAACTCGTTGTG ttagACTTTATGGACCAGAATTTCTCTTGGAAGTCTATTCATCCGAAAACAAAGATTGGTACTCTATATGCTATGATGATTGGAATAATAAACATGGAAAGACTGCATGTGAAGACTTGGGATATGACTC AAAACCCTATTTCAGCAGCACGGCAATTCCAGCTATCACTGGTCTACAAAC TTTGAGGGTCAATACTAGTGCTGGACGACATAGACTGTATAAGAAATTGTACAGCAG CAAGTTGTGTCCATCAAAGCAAGTGGTATCCCTGCGATGCATAG AGTGTGGCCTTTCATATAAACGTACGAGTCCCAGAAACAGAATTGTGGGTGGAAATGCTGCATTATCTGGAGAATGGCCGTGGCAAGTCAGCCTTCATATCCAGAAAACTCATCTCTGTGGAGGATCTATTATCACCCCTGAATGGATAGTAACAGCAGCTCATTGTGTAGAAGG GAAACATTCCGATCCATCCTACTGGAAGGTTTATGCAGGGATTCTGAAACAGCTAGAAATGATTCCTTCAAGGGGATTTAGAGTAGCCAGAATAATATCTCATCCCAACTATGATTCAACTTCCAAAAATAACGATGTTGCTCTTATGAAGCTACAATCTCCTCTAAGTTTTAATG ATTTTATACGACCAGTTtgtttgcccaatgctggaatgATGTTTGAGACTAACCAACAGTGTTGGATATCTGGATGGGGAGCTAAATACCAAGGAG GTAATACTTCAATGGATCTGAATGCAGCAACTGTACCTCTGATAGACTCATCTATATGTAATGGAAGATATATCTATAATGGAATTGTTTTGCCTACTATGATATGTGCTGGCTACTTACAAGGAATGGTGGATTCTTGTCAG GGTGATAGTGGTGGTCCATTGGTAACCATGAAGAATATGTTGTGGTGGCTAGTGGGTGACACAAGTTGGGGAACAGGCTGTGCTACTCAATATAGACCTGGAGTTTATGGTAACATTACTATGTTCACAGAATGGATTTACCGAAATATGCAG GCAAACAGATGA